A window from Gammaproteobacteria bacterium encodes these proteins:
- the secF gene encoding protein translocase subunit SecF translates to MRFFKKESHINFMGMRKSAFLLSGILIALSLASLAIRGLNFGIDFTGGTLIEVGYPELAELDTVRGLLDSSDFDNAVVQHFGTTQDVLIRLVPEEGMNSAEISSRVLQVLQAGGQEVQMRRIEFVGPQVGDELKEDGGLAMLYALIGILIYVTLRFESRFALGAVAALVHDVTITLGVFSITQMGFDLTVLAALLAVIGYSLNDTIVVFDRVRENFRKLRKDTAVDVVNISLNQTLNRTIMTSFTTLLVLSALYAFGGEIIHGFATALIIGVLIGTYSSIYVASPITLALGISKRDLMPVKKEGHELDSLP, encoded by the coding sequence ATGCGATTTTTCAAAAAAGAAAGCCATATCAACTTCATGGGCATGCGCAAGTCGGCGTTTTTGCTGTCGGGCATTCTTATCGCATTGTCATTAGCATCACTTGCTATACGTGGACTGAATTTCGGGATCGACTTTACTGGCGGCACATTAATCGAAGTGGGGTATCCCGAACTGGCGGAACTGGATACCGTTCGGGGTCTTCTTGACTCTTCGGATTTCGATAATGCTGTAGTTCAACATTTTGGTACCACGCAGGATGTTCTGATTCGACTTGTGCCAGAGGAAGGAATGAACAGCGCCGAGATCAGCAGTCGCGTTCTGCAAGTGCTGCAAGCAGGGGGGCAGGAGGTCCAAATGCGTCGTATTGAGTTTGTTGGCCCACAGGTCGGAGATGAACTCAAGGAGGATGGTGGCCTAGCCATGTTGTACGCGCTGATTGGCATCCTAATATATGTCACCCTGCGTTTCGAATCTCGCTTCGCTCTGGGGGCCGTTGCTGCGTTGGTGCATGACGTGACAATTACCTTGGGAGTATTTTCTATCACGCAAATGGGATTTGATCTGACAGTGCTTGCGGCATTGCTCGCCGTCATTGGTTATTCGCTTAACGACACCATTGTTGTTTTTGACCGGGTACGGGAGAATTTCCGCAAGCTGCGCAAGGACACAGCAGTGGACGTGGTTAACATCTCGCTCAATCAGACACTTAATCGTACAATCATGACGTCGTTCACAACCTTACTGGTGTTATCCGCGCTATATGCTTTTGGTGGTGAGATCATTCACGGTTTTGCAACTGCGCTTATCATCGGGGTCTTGATCGGCACGTACTCATCAATCTACGTCGCGAGCCCGATTACACTTGCGTTGGGTATTAGCAAACGCGACCTTATGCCAGTTAAAAAGGAAGGGCACGAACTCGACAGTTTGCCGTAG